A single region of the Malus sylvestris chromosome 8, drMalSylv7.2, whole genome shotgun sequence genome encodes:
- the LOC126632019 gene encoding agamous-like MADS-box protein AGL80 — protein sequence MTRTKVKLTYISNDSARKATFKKRKKGLMKKVSELSTLCDVKACAIIYSPYDSQPELWPSPLGVQRVLAQFKTMPEMEQSKKMVNQESFLRQRITKANEQLKKQRKENREKEMTRVMFQSLMGKSQLHGLSMVDLNDLGWLIDQNLKEIDNRMKNLNEQDSKSQVQLQPTALPVAAATVAECGVERQQGFDLNNNVGTAVQRQQQPFFMDMMNVPQDHQQQQMVGIGGGYEMNMLPFAADQSQINAIWSNSSFYP from the coding sequence ATGACTAGAACGAAAGTGAAACTGACCTACATCAGCAACGACTCGGCGCGAAAGGCCACGttcaagaagagaaagaagggtTTGATGAAGAAGGTGAGTGAACTCAGCACCCTTTGTGATGTTAAGGCGTGCGCGATTATTTACAGCCCGTATGACTCCCAGCCGGAGCTCTGGCCATCGCCGTTGGGAGTCCAGCGGGTTCTCGCACAGTTCAAGACCATGCCGGAGATGGAGCAGAGCAAAAAAATGGTGAACCAAGAGAGTTTCCTGCGGCAGCGGATTACCAAGGCCAACGAgcaattgaagaaacaaaggaagGAGAACCGCGAGAAGGAGATGACGAGAGTGATGTTCCAGAGTCTGATGGGGAAGTCCCAGCTCCACGGTTTGAGCATGGTTGATTTGAACGATTTGGGGTGGCTGATTGACCAGAATTTGAAGGAGATCGACAACCGGATGAAGAATCTGAATGAACAGGATTCTAAGAGCCAAGTGCAACTACAACCAACGGCGCTGCCTGTAGCTGCTGCAACTGTGGCGGAGTGTGGAGTGGAGAGGCAGCAGGGTTTTGATCTTAACAATAATGTGGGCACGGCGGTTCAAAGGCAGCAGCAGCCGTTTTTCATGGACATGATGAACGTCCCACAAGATCATCAGCAGCAGCAAATGGTAGGGATTGGTGGTGGATACGAGATGAATATGCTGCCGTTTGCGGCGGATCAGAGCCAAATTAATGCTATTTGGTCCAATAGTTCATTTTACCCTTGA